A DNA window from Variovorax sp. J2L1-78 contains the following coding sequences:
- a CDS encoding integration host factor subunit beta, with translation MTRSDLVEELAARFSQLTHRDAEYAVKTILDAMSDALVRGHRIEIRGFGSFSVNRRPPRIGRNPRSGESVQIPEKRVPHFKPGKALREAVDARTAEMGAAERKPSTP, from the coding sequence ATGACACGCTCAGACCTCGTTGAAGAACTCGCGGCCCGCTTTTCGCAGCTGACGCACCGCGACGCCGAGTACGCCGTCAAGACGATCCTCGACGCGATGAGCGACGCGCTGGTCCGCGGCCATCGCATCGAGATCCGTGGCTTCGGCAGCTTCTCGGTCAACCGGCGGCCGCCGCGCATCGGACGCAACCCGCGTTCGGGCGAGAGCGTGCAGATCCCGGAGAAGCGCGTGCCGCACTTCAAGCCGGGCAAGGCCCTGCGCGAAGCGGTGGATGCACGCACCGCGGAAATGGGCGCCGCCGAACGCAAGCCGTCCACGCCGTGA
- a CDS encoding LapA family protein translates to MKYLLWLLKAAIFFTLFAFALNNQHDATVYFFFGTSWRAPLVLVVLAAFAGGLVVGALGMLPGWWKHRVAAQRPAEPPPGTPAVTAPPASNTLPTDLPAVRQHGL, encoded by the coding sequence ATGAAATACCTCCTGTGGCTGCTCAAGGCAGCCATTTTTTTTACCCTCTTCGCCTTCGCGCTGAACAACCAGCACGACGCCACCGTCTACTTCTTCTTCGGCACCTCGTGGCGCGCGCCCCTGGTGCTGGTAGTGCTGGCCGCCTTCGCGGGCGGACTGGTGGTCGGCGCGCTCGGCATGCTGCCGGGCTGGTGGAAGCACCGGGTCGCAGCACAGCGTCCGGCCGAGCCGCCGCCCGGCACGCCCGCCGTGACCGCGCCGCCGGCATCGAACACCCTGCCGACCGATCTTCCCGCCGTGCGTCAACATGGACTTTGA
- the lapB gene encoding lipopolysaccharide assembly protein LapB, producing MDFDFSWLLFSLPLAFVLGWLASRFDLRQLKLENRQAPKAYFRGLNFLLNEQQDQAIDAFIEAVQNDPDTQELHFALGNLFRRRGEYQRAVRVHEHLLGRGDLSRADRERAQHALAQDFLRAGLLDRAEAALQKLEGTRYQNEARLALLAIYERSREWAQAADVAAKLDDAEQASYATRRAHHLCEQAAEQFGKGDAAAAEALLHQASATAPDAPRPAIDIANLQLRQGDARAAFETLLALSERAPLALPLYAATLQQAALGAQRSGEALSLLQRRYAASPSVDVLEAIIALGGNVPLPDGLVDDDAPPTPRDGYIAHLAHQPSLIAASRWLAGETFADEQYHPQVQRALDQATRPLMRYRCAACGFEAHQHFWHCPGCQAWDSYPPRRVEEL from the coding sequence ATGGACTTTGATTTCAGCTGGCTGCTTTTCAGCTTGCCACTGGCCTTCGTGCTGGGCTGGCTCGCCTCGCGCTTCGACCTGCGCCAACTGAAGCTCGAGAACCGGCAGGCACCGAAGGCCTACTTCCGTGGCCTGAACTTCCTGCTCAACGAGCAGCAGGACCAGGCCATCGACGCGTTCATCGAGGCCGTGCAGAACGACCCCGACACGCAAGAGCTGCACTTCGCGCTCGGCAACCTGTTCCGCCGCCGCGGCGAGTACCAACGGGCCGTGCGGGTGCACGAGCACCTGCTGGGGCGAGGCGACCTGTCCCGCGCCGACCGCGAACGCGCACAGCATGCGCTGGCGCAGGACTTTCTTCGCGCCGGCCTGCTCGACCGCGCGGAGGCCGCGCTGCAGAAGCTGGAGGGCACGCGCTACCAGAACGAGGCGCGCCTGGCCCTGCTTGCCATCTACGAGCGCTCACGCGAATGGGCGCAAGCCGCCGACGTGGCCGCCAAGCTCGATGATGCGGAGCAGGCGAGCTACGCCACCCGGCGCGCGCACCACCTGTGCGAACAGGCCGCCGAACAGTTCGGCAAGGGCGACGCCGCCGCGGCCGAGGCGCTGCTGCACCAGGCCAGCGCGACCGCGCCCGACGCACCGCGCCCGGCCATCGACATCGCCAACCTGCAGCTGCGCCAGGGCGACGCGCGGGCCGCATTCGAAACATTGCTGGCGCTGAGCGAACGGGCACCGCTGGCGCTGCCGCTCTATGCGGCGACCCTGCAGCAGGCCGCCCTCGGCGCCCAGCGCAGCGGCGAGGCGCTGTCGCTGCTGCAGCGCCGCTATGCGGCGTCGCCTTCGGTCGACGTGCTCGAGGCCATCATCGCGCTGGGCGGCAACGTGCCGCTGCCCGACGGGCTGGTCGACGACGACGCGCCGCCGACGCCGCGTGACGGCTACATCGCGCATCTGGCGCACCAGCCCTCGCTGATCGCCGCCTCGCGCTGGCTGGCCGGCGAGACCTTCGCGGATGAGCAGTACCACCCCCAGGTGCAGCGCGCCCTCGACCAGGCCACGCGCCCGCTGATGCGCTACCGCTGCGCCGCCTGCGGCTTCGAGGCGCACCAGCATTTCTGGCACTGCCCGGGTTGCCAGGCCTGGGACAGCTACCCGCCGCGGCGCGTCGAAGAACTCTGA
- a CDS encoding ComEA family DNA-binding protein encodes MFKKILAVSAMLFAVASFAAVDVNKGSAADLDGLKGVGPAMSKRILDARQKGEFKDWSDFMERVKGVKEKTAAKLSAEGLTVNGKAFTAPAAAPKGPVAKTAAAPAK; translated from the coding sequence ATGTTCAAGAAGATTCTGGCCGTCTCGGCCATGCTGTTCGCCGTCGCCTCTTTCGCGGCCGTCGACGTCAACAAGGGCAGCGCAGCCGACCTCGATGGCCTCAAGGGCGTCGGCCCGGCCATGTCCAAGCGCATCCTCGACGCGCGGCAGAAAGGCGAGTTCAAGGACTGGAGCGACTTCATGGAACGCGTCAAGGGCGTGAAGGAAAAGACGGCGGCCAAACTCTCGGCCGAAGGCCTGACGGTCAACGGCAAGGCCTTCACGGCGCCTGCGGCGGCGCCCAAGGGTCCGGTGGCCAAGACGGCGGCAGCGCCCGCCAAGTAA
- a CDS encoding TRAP transporter substrate-binding protein, which translates to MKHKFARAAIAAVAALTFGSIAFAQTKWDLPTAYPATNYHTENIAQFAKDVDAATGGKVKITVHANASLFKAPEIKRAVQSGQAQAGEILLANFANENPIYALDGVPFLATTYPEAMKLYTASKPALEKLLAAQGIKVLFMVPWAPQGIYSKKEIGSVADLRGIKWRAYSPATAKIAELIGAQPVQIQQAELSAAMATGVIESYMSSGSTGYDTKTYESLKNFYDTQAWIPKNAILVNAKSFDALDAPTKAAVLKAAADAETRGWKVAEEKNAEYKKLLAERGMKIHKPSAKLDADMRQVGGIMQADWLKVAGADGAAIVDAYKKK; encoded by the coding sequence ATGAAGCACAAGTTCGCCCGCGCCGCCATCGCAGCGGTCGCCGCCCTCACCTTCGGCAGCATCGCCTTTGCGCAAACCAAGTGGGACCTGCCGACGGCCTACCCGGCGACCAACTACCACACTGAGAACATCGCCCAGTTCGCCAAGGATGTGGACGCCGCGACCGGCGGCAAGGTGAAGATCACCGTGCACGCGAACGCATCGCTGTTCAAGGCACCGGAAATCAAGCGCGCCGTGCAGAGCGGCCAGGCCCAGGCGGGCGAAATCCTCCTGGCCAATTTCGCCAACGAGAACCCGATCTATGCGCTCGATGGCGTGCCCTTCCTGGCCACGACCTACCCTGAAGCCATGAAGCTGTACACGGCGTCCAAGCCGGCCCTGGAAAAGCTGCTGGCTGCACAGGGCATCAAGGTGCTGTTCATGGTGCCGTGGGCGCCGCAGGGCATCTACTCGAAGAAGGAAATCGGCTCGGTGGCCGACCTGCGCGGCATCAAGTGGCGTGCCTACAGCCCGGCGACCGCCAAGATCGCCGAACTGATCGGCGCGCAACCCGTGCAGATCCAGCAGGCCGAGCTGAGCGCCGCCATGGCGACCGGCGTGATCGAGAGCTACATGAGCTCGGGTTCGACCGGCTACGACACCAAGACCTACGAGAGCCTCAAGAACTTCTACGACACACAGGCATGGATCCCGAAGAACGCGATCCTGGTCAACGCCAAGTCCTTCGACGCACTCGACGCGCCGACCAAGGCCGCCGTCCTCAAGGCCGCAGCCGATGCGGAAACCCGCGGCTGGAAGGTCGCCGAGGAGAAGAACGCCGAGTACAAGAAGCTGCTGGCCGAACGCGGCATGAAGATCCACAAGCCCTCGGCCAAGCTCGACGCCGACATGCGCCAGGTGGGCGGCATCATGCAGGCCGACTGGCTCAAGGTCGCCGGTGCGGACGGCGCCGCGATTGTCGACGCCTACAAGAAAAAGTAA
- a CDS encoding TRAP transporter small permease produces MRRFLDRLYDGAGALGAFCVFLIFVLMILAGIGRQMNWHVSGLNDVVAWLCAAAAFLAMAHAFRHGDFVRVTLLLDAVPLKARRVLDVICLLIASVSVAYLTYAATSFTWESYEFAEMATGLVVIPIWIPQATFVVGCWLLLIAMVDELVGVVRGEKPSYQRAIEERHAAGDFSSDV; encoded by the coding sequence ATGCGCCGATTCCTCGATCGTCTGTACGACGGTGCAGGCGCGCTCGGCGCGTTCTGCGTGTTCCTGATCTTCGTGCTGATGATCCTGGCCGGCATCGGCCGCCAGATGAACTGGCACGTGAGCGGGCTCAACGACGTGGTGGCCTGGCTCTGCGCCGCGGCCGCCTTCCTGGCGATGGCGCATGCCTTCCGCCACGGCGACTTCGTGCGGGTCACGCTGCTGCTCGACGCCGTGCCGCTCAAGGCGCGGCGCGTGCTCGACGTGATCTGCCTGCTGATCGCCTCCGTGTCGGTGGCCTACCTCACCTATGCGGCCACCAGCTTCACCTGGGAGAGTTACGAGTTCGCCGAGATGGCGACCGGCCTGGTGGTCATCCCCATCTGGATCCCGCAGGCGACCTTCGTGGTCGGCTGCTGGCTGCTGCTGATCGCCATGGTCGACGAACTGGTGGGCGTGGTGCGGGGCGAGAAGCCCAGCTACCAGCGCGCCATCGAAGAGCGACACGCTGCTGGCGACTTTTCTTCCGACGTCTGA
- a CDS encoding TRAP transporter large permease, translated as MIETLLMGALLLVIMLVLLAGGVWIAMTLAIVGWVGQAFFTNTLPAKNLFSSFWESNASWELAALPLFIWMGEILFRTKLSEEMFEGLRPWLNRVPGRLMHTTIIGCGVFGSVSGSSAATCATIAKVALPELKRRGYDEKLAIGSLATAGTLGILIPPSITMVVYAVAADASIIRIFLAGFLPGFLLMLLFSGYIAWWSLRNPDKVPPADPPTTFREKIRLSGNLIPCALLIVFIVWVLVAGWATATECAAFGVLGSLGIAAYGKSLTWKNFQDALMGATRTSCMIMFILAGAAFLTKTMAFTGIPRELAEWVDSMHLSPYALIGALVVVYLVLGTALDGISMIVLTSAVVLPMIQKAGFDLVWFGIFIVLLVEIAEVTPPVGFNLFVLQNMTGKDSNVIAKAAIPFFFCLVVCIALITVFPSIVTSLPDLMMGSEK; from the coding sequence ATGATCGAAACTCTCCTGATGGGCGCGCTGCTGCTCGTCATCATGCTGGTGCTGCTGGCCGGCGGCGTCTGGATCGCCATGACGCTGGCCATCGTGGGCTGGGTCGGCCAGGCCTTTTTCACCAACACGCTGCCCGCCAAGAACCTGTTCTCTTCCTTCTGGGAAAGCAATGCGAGCTGGGAACTGGCGGCGCTGCCGCTCTTCATCTGGATGGGCGAGATCCTGTTTCGCACCAAGCTCAGCGAAGAGATGTTCGAAGGTCTGCGCCCCTGGCTCAACCGCGTGCCGGGCCGGCTGATGCACACGACCATCATCGGCTGCGGCGTCTTCGGTTCGGTCTCGGGCTCCTCGGCGGCCACTTGCGCGACCATCGCCAAGGTGGCGCTGCCCGAACTCAAGCGCCGAGGCTACGACGAGAAGCTGGCCATCGGCTCGCTGGCCACCGCCGGCACGCTGGGCATCCTGATCCCGCCGTCGATCACCATGGTGGTCTACGCGGTCGCGGCCGATGCTTCCATCATCCGCATTTTCCTGGCCGGCTTCCTGCCGGGCTTCCTGCTGATGCTGCTGTTCTCGGGCTACATCGCCTGGTGGAGTCTGCGCAACCCCGACAAGGTGCCGCCGGCCGACCCGCCAACCACCTTCAGGGAGAAGATCCGCCTGTCGGGCAACCTGATTCCCTGCGCCCTGCTGATCGTCTTCATCGTCTGGGTGCTGGTCGCGGGCTGGGCCACGGCCACCGAGTGTGCGGCCTTCGGCGTGCTCGGCTCGTTGGGCATCGCCGCCTACGGCAAGAGCCTGACCTGGAAGAATTTCCAGGACGCGCTGATGGGTGCCACGCGCACCAGCTGCATGATCATGTTCATCCTGGCGGGCGCGGCCTTCCTGACCAAGACCATGGCCTTCACCGGCATCCCGCGCGAGCTGGCCGAATGGGTCGACAGCATGCACCTGTCGCCCTACGCCCTGATCGGCGCGCTGGTGGTGGTGTACCTGGTGCTGGGCACTGCGCTTGACGGCATCTCGATGATCGTGCTGACCAGCGCGGTGGTGCTGCCGATGATCCAGAAGGCCGGCTTCGACCTGGTCTGGTTCGGCATCTTCATCGTGCTGCTGGTCGAGATCGCCGAGGTCACGCCGCCGGTGGGCTTCAACCTCTTCGTGCTGCAGAACATGACGGGCAAGGACAGCAACGTGATCGCCAAGGCGGCGATCCCGTTCTTCTTCTGCCTGGTGGTCTGCATCGCGCTCATCACGGTCTTCCCGAGCATCGTCACGAGTCTGCCGGACCTGATGATGGGCAGCGAAAAGTAG
- the crcB gene encoding fluoride efflux transporter CrcB produces MLLNVISICIGASLGALGRWGLGLWLGAGLMAWGTLAANLVGGYLIGVSMALFQAMPGLDPVWRLAIITGFLGGLTTFSSFSLEVVTLMMEGRAGVAALIALTHLAGSFMLTWLGFRSIQWLSA; encoded by the coding sequence ATGCTTTTGAACGTCATTTCCATCTGCATCGGCGCATCGCTGGGCGCCCTCGGCCGCTGGGGCCTCGGCCTGTGGCTGGGCGCCGGGCTGATGGCCTGGGGCACCCTCGCCGCGAATCTCGTTGGCGGCTACCTGATCGGCGTCTCGATGGCCCTCTTCCAGGCGATGCCGGGGCTCGACCCGGTCTGGCGCCTGGCCATCATCACCGGCTTCCTGGGCGGGCTCACGACCTTCTCGAGCTTTTCCCTCGAGGTGGTGACCCTGATGATGGAAGGCCGTGCCGGCGTGGCCGCCCTGATCGCCCTCACCCACCTGGCGGGTTCCTTCATGCTGACCTGGCTCGGCTTTCGCAGCATCCAGTGGCTCTCGGCCTGA
- a CDS encoding monovalent cation/H+ antiporter subunit A, with protein sequence MPLVLLVAFPFIASVLAALLPSNARNRESTLAGLVALGCAIGAALYFPNLANGNVVRQRVEWLPALGLDLVFRLDGFAWLFCMLVLGIGALVVLYARYYMSASDPVPRFFSFFLAFMGSMMGVVLSGNIVQMVLFWELTSLFSFLLIGYWHHRRDARRGARMALTVTGMGGLCLLAGVLVLGRIVGSYELDVVLASGDLIRNHPLYTTVLVLVLLGAFTKSAQFPFHFWLPRAMAAPTPVSAYLHSATMVKLGVFLMARFWPVLSGTEPWFWLVGGAGAITLLLGGFAAMFQRDLKALLAYSTISHLGLITLLLGLNSPLAAVAAVFHVMNHATFKASLFMAAGIIDHETGTRDIRKLSGLMKLMPITGTLAIIASASMAGVPLLNGFLSKEMFFAETVFIQSTPWVDFSLPVIATLAGVFSVAYSARFVFDVFFGPPCGDAVPKQPHEPPHWMRVPVELLVLICLVVGVAPAWSVGPLLAAAAAPVVGGVLPDYSLAVWHGFNLPLVMSFVALAGGAVLYLAQRRGRARGRLDYTPVLHRFDGQRIFENLLARLSEAGRRSRRLFGTRRLQTQLLLLVLVAAAGAGASLWLTPGGRGTRELLPFSPMFAMTWIIGMGCALAAAWQAKFHRLASLMLAAAAGLVCCITYIWFSAPDLALTQLVVEAVTTVLMLLGLRWLPMRSKAAVQPASARLRPWGRRGRDLLVAAAAGSGMAALAWTMMTRDFPQSISPFFLDNALSLGGGTNVVNVMLVDFRGFDTFGEITVLGVVALTVYALLRRFRPAIESMALPTQQRLQTDDGSSDLINPRRAKDSAIGYLMVPAVLVRLLLPLSVLVAVYFFMRGHNAPGGGFVAGLVMSVALVLQFIVSGTEWVEEHLRIYPRRWIAIGLLLALATGGGSVLMGYPFMTTHTAHLHLPLLGEIHVPSALFFDMGVFSLVLGATMLILTALAHQSVRSHRWADEQAEREAAEADATPTAEGAA encoded by the coding sequence ATGCCCCTTGTCCTCCTCGTCGCATTCCCCTTCATCGCCAGCGTGCTGGCAGCCCTGCTGCCTTCGAACGCCCGCAACCGGGAGTCGACGCTGGCGGGACTGGTCGCGCTGGGCTGCGCAATCGGCGCGGCGCTGTACTTTCCCAATCTCGCGAACGGCAACGTGGTCCGCCAGCGGGTCGAATGGCTCCCCGCCCTTGGCCTGGACCTGGTGTTCCGCCTGGACGGCTTCGCCTGGCTGTTCTGCATGCTGGTGCTGGGCATCGGCGCGCTGGTGGTGCTGTACGCGCGCTACTACATGTCGGCATCCGACCCGGTGCCGCGCTTCTTCTCGTTCTTCCTCGCCTTCATGGGCTCGATGATGGGCGTGGTGCTCTCGGGCAACATCGTCCAGATGGTGCTGTTCTGGGAGCTCACCAGCCTGTTCTCCTTCCTGCTGATCGGCTACTGGCACCACCGGCGCGATGCGCGGCGCGGCGCGCGCATGGCGCTCACGGTCACCGGCATGGGCGGCCTGTGCCTGCTGGCCGGCGTGCTGGTGCTGGGGCGCATCGTCGGCAGCTACGAGCTCGACGTGGTGCTCGCCTCCGGCGACCTGATCCGCAACCACCCGCTCTACACCACGGTGCTGGTGCTGGTGCTGCTCGGCGCCTTCACCAAGAGCGCGCAGTTCCCCTTCCACTTCTGGCTGCCGCGCGCCATGGCCGCGCCGACCCCCGTGTCGGCCTACCTGCACTCGGCCACCATGGTGAAGCTCGGGGTGTTCCTCATGGCGCGGTTCTGGCCCGTGCTGTCGGGCACGGAGCCATGGTTCTGGCTGGTCGGTGGCGCCGGCGCCATCACGCTGCTGCTGGGCGGTTTCGCCGCGATGTTCCAGCGCGACCTGAAGGCGCTGCTGGCCTACTCGACCATCTCGCACCTCGGGCTCATCACGCTGCTGCTGGGGCTCAACAGCCCGCTGGCCGCCGTGGCCGCGGTGTTCCACGTCATGAACCACGCGACCTTCAAGGCCTCGCTCTTCATGGCGGCCGGCATCATCGACCACGAGACCGGCACGCGCGACATCCGCAAGCTCAGCGGGCTGATGAAGCTGATGCCGATCACCGGCACGCTGGCCATCATCGCCAGCGCGTCGATGGCCGGGGTTCCGTTGCTCAATGGCTTCCTCTCGAAGGAAATGTTCTTCGCCGAGACGGTCTTCATCCAGTCCACACCGTGGGTCGACTTCAGCCTGCCCGTCATCGCCACCCTCGCCGGCGTCTTCAGCGTGGCCTATTCGGCGCGCTTCGTGTTCGACGTGTTCTTCGGCCCCCCTTGTGGCGACGCGGTACCCAAGCAGCCCCACGAGCCGCCGCACTGGATGCGCGTGCCGGTCGAGCTGCTGGTGCTGATCTGCCTGGTGGTGGGCGTGGCGCCGGCCTGGTCGGTCGGCCCGTTGCTGGCGGCCGCCGCGGCGCCGGTGGTCGGCGGCGTCCTGCCCGACTACAGCCTGGCGGTGTGGCACGGCTTCAACCTGCCGCTGGTGATGAGCTTCGTCGCGCTGGCGGGCGGCGCCGTGCTGTACCTGGCACAGCGTCGCGGCCGCGCGCGAGGTCGCCTCGACTACACGCCGGTGCTGCACCGCTTCGATGGCCAGCGCATCTTCGAGAACCTGCTGGCGCGCCTGAGCGAAGCGGGCCGGCGCAGCCGCCGCCTCTTCGGCACGCGCCGCCTGCAGACGCAATTGCTGCTGCTGGTGCTCGTCGCGGCGGCCGGTGCCGGCGCGTCGCTGTGGCTCACGCCCGGCGGCCGCGGCACGCGCGAGCTGCTGCCCTTCTCGCCGATGTTCGCGATGACCTGGATCATCGGCATGGGCTGTGCACTGGCGGCCGCCTGGCAGGCCAAGTTCCACCGGCTCGCGTCGCTGATGCTCGCCGCCGCGGCCGGCCTGGTCTGCTGCATCACCTACATCTGGTTCTCGGCCCCCGACCTAGCGCTGACGCAGCTCGTGGTCGAGGCGGTGACCACGGTGCTCATGCTGCTCGGCCTGCGCTGGCTGCCGATGCGCAGCAAGGCCGCGGTGCAGCCTGCTTCGGCGCGGCTGCGCCCATGGGGCCGGCGCGGGCGTGACCTGCTGGTGGCCGCCGCGGCCGGCTCCGGCATGGCGGCGCTGGCCTGGACCATGATGACGCGCGACTTCCCGCAGAGCATCTCGCCCTTCTTCCTCGACAACGCGCTGAGTCTGGGCGGCGGCACCAACGTGGTCAACGTGATGCTGGTCGACTTCCGCGGCTTCGACACCTTCGGCGAGATCACCGTGCTCGGTGTGGTCGCGCTCACCGTGTACGCGTTGCTGCGCCGCTTCCGCCCGGCCATCGAATCGATGGCACTGCCGACGCAGCAGCGTCTGCAGACCGACGACGGCAGCAGCGACCTGATCAACCCGCGCCGCGCCAAGGACAGCGCCATCGGCTACCTGATGGTGCCCGCCGTGCTGGTGCGCCTGCTGCTGCCGCTGTCGGTGCTGGTCGCGGTCTACTTCTTCATGCGCGGCCACAACGCGCCGGGCGGCGGCTTCGTCGCGGGCCTGGTGATGTCGGTCGCGCTGGTGCTGCAGTTCATCGTCTCGGGCACCGAATGGGTCGAGGAGCACCTGCGCATCTACCCGCGCCGCTGGATCGCCATCGGCCTGCTGCTCGCACTGGCCACCGGTGGCGGCTCGGTGCTGATGGGCTACCCCTTCATGACGACCCACACCGCCCACCTGCACCTGCCGCTACTCGGCGAGATCCATGTGCCGAGCGCGCTGTTCTTCGACATGGGCGTGTTCTCGCTGGTGCTCGGTGCGACGATGCTCATCCTCACGGCGCTGGCCCACCAGTCGGTGCGCAGCCACCGCTGGGCCGACGAACAGGCCGAGCGCGAAGCCGCCGAGGCCGACGCCACGCCGACCGCGGAGGGCGCCGCCTGA
- a CDS encoding Na+/H+ antiporter subunit C, with product MEAVLAIAIGVLTGSGVYLLLRPRTFQVIMGLTLISYAVNLFIFSMGRLKVDSEPVLIAGVASTLANTADPMPQALVLTAIVIGFAMTALFLVVMLASRGLSGTDHVDGEERAREAGE from the coding sequence ATGGAAGCCGTCCTCGCCATCGCCATCGGCGTGCTCACCGGGTCGGGGGTGTACCTGCTGCTGCGTCCGCGCACCTTCCAGGTCATCATGGGGCTGACGCTGATCTCCTACGCCGTCAACCTCTTCATCTTCAGCATGGGCCGGCTGAAGGTCGACAGCGAGCCGGTGCTGATCGCCGGCGTGGCCTCCACCCTGGCGAACACCGCCGACCCGATGCCGCAGGCCCTGGTGCTGACCGCCATCGTCATCGGCTTCGCCATGACCGCACTGTTCCTGGTCGTGATGCTGGCCTCGCGCGGGCTGAGCGGCACCGACCACGTCGACGGCGAAGAGCGCGCCCGGGAGGCCGGCGAATGA
- a CDS encoding monovalent cation/H+ antiporter subunit D, with protein sequence MTELLHLLDRFLEFSMPHLVAVPILVPMLTAALMLLLDEKRRRIKSALSVVSGLIGLLVALALLRWVNAADTGSGPGSIGVYLAGNWRAPFGIVLVADRLSTMMVALTGVVAFAASIYSTSRWDRAGVHFHPMLQLQLMGLNGAFLTGDLFNLFVFFEVMLAASYGLLLHGSGRLRVSAGLHYIAINLAASSLFLIGAALLYGVTGTLNMADLGVRIAQLDAGDRGLVHAAAAILATAFFAKAGAWPLNFWLVPAYSAAVSPVSAVFALLTKLGLYTVLRLWTVLFAPDTGASAQFGHDVLVGIGLATLCVGALGIVGTQRLSNLAGFSVLVSAGTLLAAVGLGQPAIWAGALYYLLSSTLAISAFFLLIDMIERWRNAGASIAPHEAADNAPFLSEDLTALNDVNLDDEQQALYGRAIPAGVAFLGLGFIGCTLLLAGLPPLSGFVGKLAMLSGLLDAPVVSRSSWLFLGLLLASGFMTLVALSRTGIRHFWTQPLSAMPSLRAMEVLPVAALLAASVALTIEAGPVMQHASATADGLFAPQAYRDAVAGAQQVPNPSPKHFKGGTP encoded by the coding sequence ATGACCGAGCTGCTGCACCTGCTCGACCGCTTCCTCGAGTTCAGCATGCCGCACCTGGTGGCGGTGCCGATCCTGGTGCCGATGCTGACCGCCGCCCTGATGCTGCTGCTCGACGAGAAGCGCCGCCGCATCAAGTCGGCGCTGAGCGTGGTCTCCGGCCTCATCGGCCTGCTGGTCGCGCTGGCGCTGCTGCGCTGGGTCAACGCGGCCGACACCGGCAGCGGCCCCGGCTCCATCGGCGTGTACCTCGCGGGCAACTGGCGTGCGCCATTCGGCATCGTGCTGGTGGCCGACCGGCTCTCGACCATGATGGTCGCGCTCACCGGGGTGGTGGCCTTCGCCGCGTCGATCTACTCCACCTCGCGCTGGGACCGCGCGGGCGTGCACTTCCACCCGATGCTGCAGCTGCAGCTGATGGGGCTCAACGGTGCCTTCCTCACGGGTGACCTGTTCAACCTCTTCGTCTTCTTCGAGGTGATGCTGGCCGCGTCGTACGGGCTGCTGCTGCACGGTTCAGGGCGGCTGCGCGTGTCGGCCGGCCTGCACTACATCGCGATCAACCTGGCAGCCTCGTCGCTCTTCCTGATCGGCGCGGCGCTGCTCTACGGCGTGACCGGCACGCTCAACATGGCCGACCTGGGGGTGCGCATCGCCCAGCTCGACGCGGGCGACCGCGGCCTGGTGCACGCCGCCGCTGCCATCCTGGCGACCGCCTTCTTCGCCAAGGCCGGCGCCTGGCCGCTCAACTTCTGGCTGGTGCCGGCCTACAGCGCCGCCGTGTCGCCGGTGAGCGCGGTGTTCGCGCTGCTCACCAAGCTGGGCCTCTACACCGTGCTGCGCCTGTGGACGGTGCTGTTCGCGCCCGACACCGGCGCCTCCGCGCAGTTCGGCCACGACGTGCTGGTCGGCATCGGGCTGGCCACGCTCTGCGTCGGCGCGCTCGGCATCGTCGGCACCCAGCGGCTGTCGAACCTGGCCGGCTTCAGCGTGCTGGTGTCGGCCGGCACGCTGCTGGCGGCGGTGGGCCTGGGTCAGCCTGCCATCTGGGCCGGCGCGCTGTACTACCTGCTGAGCTCCACGCTCGCGATCAGCGCCTTCTTCCTGCTGATCGACATGATCGAGCGCTGGCGCAACGCAGGCGCCAGCATCGCGCCGCACGAGGCGGCCGACAACGCGCCCTTCCTGTCGGAAGACCTCACGGCATTGAACGACGTGAACCTCGACGACGAGCAGCAGGCGCTCTACGGCCGCGCCATTCCGGCCGGCGTGGCCTTTCTGGGCCTGGGCTTCATCGGCTGCACGCTGCTGCTGGCCGGGCTGCCGCCGCTGTCGGGCTTCGTCGGCAAGCTCGCGATGCTGTCGGGCCTGCTCGATGCCCCCGTCGTGAGCCGCTCGAGCTGGCTCTTCCTGGGCCTGCTGCTGGCCTCGGGCTTCATGACGCTGGTGGCGCTGAGCCGCACCGGCATCCGCCATTTCTGGACCCAGCCGCTGAGCGCGATGCCGAGCCTGCGTGCCATGGAAGTGCTGCCGGTGGCGGCGCTGCTGGCGGCCTCGGTCGCGCTCACGATCGAGGCCGGCCCCGTGATGCAGCACGCGAGCGCCACCGCCGACGGCCTGTTCGCCCCCCAGGCCTACCGCGATGCGGTGGCCGGCGCACAGCAGGTGCCCAACCCCTCACCAAAGCATTTCAAGGGAGGCACGCCCTGA